The window AATTTGTTGCTATTGTGGGACCGTCCGGGTCAGGAAAGTCTACCTTGATGAATATGCTGGGATGTCTGGATGTACCTACAACCGGAAATTATGTTTTAGACGGGCATGAGGTCAGCAAGTTAAACGACAGCCAGCTTGCTGAAATAAGAAATAAAAAAATAGGCTTTATTTTTCAGGGCTTTAACCTTCTGAAAAAGCTTACGGCTATTGAAAATGTGGAACTTCCATTAATCTATCAGGGTATAGGCCACAAGGAAAGGCATAGAAGAAGTGTAGAAGCGTTAGAACTGGTGGGATTGGGAGATAGAATTTACCACACACCGAATGAATTGTCAGGAGGTCAGCAGCAAAGAGTCGCAATAGCACGTGCACTTGTAAGCAATCCACCCCTAATTCTGGCAGATGAACCTACCGGAAACCTGGATACTAAATCAGGTATGGAAATTATGAAGACCTTACACGAACTTCATAAAAAGGGAAATACAATTGTACTGATAACCCATGATAACAATGTAGCTGCTCAGGCTCAAAGAATTATTAATATTCAGGATGGCATGATTACCGAGGATAAGGAGGCGGTGTAGATGGGTTTTTTTCAAGCCTATAAAATGGCTTTGAAAAGTATATCAGGCAATAAGGTAAGAGCATTTCTTACAATGTTGGGAGTAATAATAGGTGTGGGCTCCGTTATAACCGCTGTGGCATTTGCTCAGGGAAGTACTAAAAGTATAACGGATTCAATTGAAGGACTGGGCAGTAACCTTATATCAATAAATATTACAGGAAGAAACAGCAACAGAAATATAACCTATGACGAACTTAAAACTTTTGCAGATGAAAATTCAAAGGATATCAGTATGATAGCTCCTGTAGTAAACGGCAGTATGACATTGAAGGCGGGGACAAAAAGCAGAAATACAACGGTGGTTGGAACAAGTGAAGAGTATGAGTATATAAGGAGCAGACACGTACAGTCAGGACGTTTTATTTTATCCTTTGACAATGATTACAAGCTGAAAACCGCAGTAATAGGAACTGCGGTTGCCAATGACCTGTTTACGGGACAGAATCCTGTAGGTCAGACACTGAAAATAAACGGACAGGTGTTCAAAGTAGTAGGTGTACTCCAACAGATTGACGGAGGACATGATTCATCTAGTGATGATCAGGTAATCATTCCGGTTACGGTTGCACAAAGATTAAGCAAAAACGGCAGAATATCCAACTTTACGGTACAGGCTGCAGACGCTGTTTCTGTAGAAACTGCCATGGCGAAGCTCAATGTATACTTAACAGGAATTTACGGCAGTGCAGATGCATTTACGGTAACTAATCAAGCACAGATGCTGTCCACTCTGAATTCAATAACGGATACACTTATGGTGGTTCTTGGCGGTATTGCAGCCATTTCACTTATAGTAGGTGGAATCGGAATCATGAACATAATGTTGGTTTCGGTTACGGAAAGAACCAGAGAGATAGGTATTAGAAAAGCAATAGGTGCCAAGCGTAAAAATATTCTGATACAGTTTTTAATTGAGGCAATTATGATAACAGGAATTGGCGGTGTCTTGGGGATTTTAATCGGGTTGTTCTGCATACGGTTTATAATTGGAGGATTCAATATAACCACTCCGGTATATTCACCTTTCTGGATGCTGCTTTCCTTTGGAATATCGCTGGGTGTGGGTGTTATATTCGGTATGTTTCCCGCATACAAAGCTGCAAGGCTTAACCCCATAGAGGCACTTAGATTTGAATAGAAGTAAACTTAACAGGAGGTTAAAAAATGTTCAAAAAGATACTGGCATTAACACTGGCTTTAATTATAGCTTTATCAACAATTGCATTTGCAGCCAATACACCTTCCCAGACTGTATGGAAGGATTCATTAAATGAACTTAAATCATTGGGAGTAATCACTAATTCGGATTTTAAGACAACGGGGAATATGTCAAGAGCAATATTCTCAAAAATAATAGTAACAGCTACAGGAAATAATGATATGGCCAAATCACTTGCAGGCTCATCAACCTTTGCCGATGTATCTGCACAATCAGCTTACTGCGGATATATAAATGCAGCCATTAAAAAGGGCTACATGTCCGCATTGGCAGACGGAAGCTTCAGACCCAATAATGCACTTACAATGGCTCAAATATGTACTGCTGTTATCAGGGCTTTGGGATACACAGACAGCGACATTGCAGGAGGATGGCCCGGAGGATATATAGAAAAAGCGACAAACCTTGGTATCACAAAAGACTTTGCCTTGAAAAGCGGGGACTCAGTTCCTATAACTACCGCAATAGTAATTGTTGACAGAATGATGAATACATACATAAAGAGGGTAAACTCAGGAGATGAAGATAAAACCCTAAAAGATTCCATAGGTTTGGTTGACGACCAGAGCAACCTTACATATGGAAAACCTGAAATTGCATTTAATTTTAGGCCAAGCACAAAGAAGCTGGGAAGTATAACTTTTAATACAAGCTTACCTATACTAAAAAACACTGTAAACAATTCAGTTACTCCTGCAGCGAATACTGTAGGAGAATCCATAACTATAAACGATATAAAGGATAAGGACGTTGTCTATCCCGTATATAACAAGCTGAATATACTTATTTATTACCTTGTTGTAGACAACAAAGTTGACGGACAGATTACAAGCATTCTGCCAAGCAAATATGCGCCCAAATCCATAAAAATAAACAGTATAGAATATCAGCTTGGAGATTACGCAAACCTGAGCAGATTCAATTCTTCAAAGGGAGCTTTTAAGGTGGGCGACACAGTATCCGTAGTCTTGGGGTATGATGGAAAAATAATTGAAGGGTATTATACCGACAATTCCGACAATAAGGACTATGCATTTGTTCAAAACACCTCAACTGTTGTATCAAAAGATGCAGCGGACTACGGGAAACTTTATTATACGGTGGATTTAATGCTTATAGATGGTACTACAAAGACCTTTAAGGTAAAAGAGGACCCGGGGCAATACAAATGGAGGCTGGTAAAATATTCAGCTGTTACAGACGATACAATAACACTGATGAGCCTTAATTATATGACTCCAACAGAGGTTATGTTTGATAAATATGAAAAGAAAATTAATCAGAGCTATGCTGCGGATAACATAAAAATATTTAATTACACTGATTCTACAGTGAGACTTGTAAATATAAACGATATTCCAAACGGAATACTCAGAGCCGGAAAGGTACAGTATATAGGAAATAGCGGTGATTTTTCTGATGTAAATATCATGCTTATAAACGATGTCTTTGAGGAACAGTATAAAAACTGTGTAGTTCAGAAAATACAAGTCCCTGACGGAAGAGTAAATTCATATACCTACACGTTATTATCAGGTTCAAATAAATATACATATACAACGCAGGCTGAAATACCGGGAGCCACTGTCGGAGCAATATTCAAAATGAAAATGTATAATAACAGTATAAATTCTTTTGTACAAATTAAAGACCCTGATGCTTTGGGCTGGTTTGTTCAGGCTTTAGACAGCAAGCGCATTATGATTAATAACTGGGTTTATATGTTCAATCCTGAAATGACGGTGTATTTAGTAGATTACGCAGGAGACATTTCCGTAAAAAAAGTAGCTGATATAGTCACCGGGACAAACGCCGCCTATACCTCAGTTAAGCTTTACTGTGACAGACCTCTCAACAATGGTGGAAAGGTTCAGACAATAGTTATAAGTATGAAATAGCTTCATAAAAAATAATAAGAATATTGAAGGCGGAAGATGTAACCCTTAGCAGTTATGGCTAAGGGTTACATCTTTTTTAACTCAGAAATGAGAAAAAAATTTTCCATGGAAAAATTGTATAAATTTGCTGATTTTACTAATAATAATATCAACAACAGCTTGGAGGTGAAAAAATGAATTCTGATTCAGGTACTTCTGAATGGGAGAAATGGAAATCCAGCCTGGGAAAGGTAGTGAATACAGCAGAGGCAGCAGGCATGTCGGAGAGGACAGTTGACGGTATTGCATATAGAGTCGGGAACGTACTTAATGCAGTTGCAGATCCAAACAATGTTCATCAACGAGTTTTGAAAGAACTCTGGAAAGTAGGAGATGATGAAGAAAAAAAGACTCTTGCCAATATGATTGTAAAATTGGTAAAAAGTGATGATTAAGCTTATTTTAAAAGCCTTATGATCCTAAACAAAAGGATTATATATAAATTACAAACAATATAGGAGGAAACTTTTTATGAAAAAGATTTTTGCATTAGTTATAACATTAGGTTTAATTTTAAGTATGGCAGCGTGTAATAAGGCAGGAACTCCGGGGCCTTCAACAACATCACCATCACCGACTGTAAAGACACCAACAACATCATCACCTAGTACATCTACATCTACATCCTCTGCTCAAACATCCCCCGGAAAGTCATCTCCATCAGCGTCAACAGCCACTCCTTCAAAGTCAGCACAGGCAGGAAGCTATAAGGATGGAACCTATTCTGCAAAAGGTGATGCATGGGAAAATGGACAGGAAGAAGCTATGGTAACTGTTAAGAACGGAAAAATTTCCGACGTATCACTGAAAAGATTAACCAAGGATGGAAAGGCTGAAGTTGACTATAGTTTGTTTGACGGTAAGGTTCATAATGGAAAACAGTACCCTAATCTTAAAGAATTTAAAGAAACAATGGCAAAGAATATGGTTCAAAAACAAAGTGCACAGGTTGACACAATTGCAAGTGCAACAACAACAACAAAGAATTGGACAATTGCAGCACAGAGAGCACTTGATAAAGCAAAGAAATAAATCAAAAAAATCCGGGAATATAAACATGTATATATTCCCGGATTTTTTTATGGGATTATTGTATAATTATGCATATTGCATTTTTATATTAAATGGAGTTAAAATAAGACCATAAAAACTGGCAGAGTAGATTTTTGTGCGTCAAGTGCCGGAAGGACGGGAAGTTGCCTTTCGGACGAAAAGCAATAGCTTTTATTGTTTGCGGTACAGATTTCGCATTCCGCTGCCACCAAAAAGGGAATACCTCTTTTGTGTGGCTTCAACTATTTTTAGGGGCTTTTTATTTAGTCCACACATAAAAAGGAGGTATACATAATGTATGCAAACGTCAAAAAAATGGTTTTGGCAAGTCTTTTCATTGCCATTGAAATTATCACTACAAGATTTTTATCTATTCAGACTCCAATTATCAGAATATCATTGGATTTTATTCCGCTGGCTTTATCGGCAATTATACTTGGACCCTATATGGCAGGTGTAGTAGCTGCAATAGCTGATATTTTCGGTATGCTGATTTTCTCAACAGGAGGAGCCTACTTCCCGGGCTTCACATTAAGCGCTTTTGTATCGGGATTCTTGTACGGGGTAATCCTATATCAAAAGAAGATAACAATAAAAAGATGCTTTTTTGCAGTTCTTACAGTAATAATTTCAACATCCCTTGTACTTAATACAGTTTGGCTGGTTATTATAACAAACAAGGCAGCATTTGCCATATTAAGTGCCAGAGTTGTAAAAGACTTAATAATGCTGCCAATACAAACCATTTTTATTTATTATGTATGGCATGCAATTGAATCTACAGTGAAAAGTACTTTATCATTCAATAAGACTTTTTAAAAGTAAATACGTATTTATTATAAATGAATATTTAGGAGTTGAGGAATTTGAATAAAAAGTTTTTTTCATCTATAGCAATTATATCAGTTGTTAGTATGCTTATTCTTACAGCAGGCTGTGGTGTCAGGATAAACGGTAAGGATTATACTATATTCAAGGCAAATCAAGAAGTTGATAGTAAGGGTGGGGATGTTGCTTCTGAAGAAACCAGTGGAAGTGGAACTGTAGAGGGCAACAATAAAATCACTGAAAAAGTTGGAACAGGAGAAGTGCTTACCATTAGCAATAGTGCTGGAAACATAACAGTTAAAAAGTCTGACGATACCAACCTCGTTGTGGAAGTTCAAAAAAAGATTAGAGGAGTATCTTCGCAAAAAATAAAAGATGCATTCCGCAGTGCTAACTTGCGTTTGGAAAGAGATGGGAAAAGCTTGAATGTTGTATTAGAGACAAAAGACGGTGAGAATTTTTGGGACTGGAATAAGCACGAATTAAGCCTTTTGAAGTGCAGTGTGAATTATATTGTATCGGTTCCGGAGGGCTTAAAGGAAATAAACGCAGAGACCGGAGCAGGTAATATTGATATCAAAGACGTATCTGTCATGATAACTGCCAATACCGGTGCAGGAAACATTGACCTTGATAATGTTTCTGCTACAGGAGAAATAACTCTGGAAACTGGCACGGGCAATGTAGATTTTGACGGAAATATAGAGAAAGTTACTACATTTAATGCTTCAACAGGAGTTGGAAATGTTAGATTTAAAGTACCTGAGAATACAAAAATGTCTCTTAATGCAGAAACAGGTCTTGGACATTTATCCGGATTTTTTGTAGATTCAGATAAGAAAGTCAATAATAGTTTTAACGGAGACATAAACGGAGGCGGTCCGGAGGTTGAGCTAAGTACAGGTGTTGGAAACACAGAGGTCGAGAAAAAATAAAATAAAAGCCGTTCATAACATTAAATAAAAGGTATGAACGGCTTTATATATTTTGTTATAAGACTGCCTTTAGCGAATGCCATAAAATATCACATAGCTCGCAATTATTATCACCGGAATACATTTCAGATAAAGAAGAAACTTTTCCCATATCAAAGGTTTTGTCATCAAATGCAACTGACAGGGAAAAATCGCAATCTCCAAAATTTTTGCGCTCAAGAATATCAATCATTTGTCCTATATCCAGCAGAGGAAGACAATCCTCTTTGTTAAAGGATTCAGGTCTTTGAAGTTCAAAACTGAAATCTTCATCTATAGAGAAATCCTCTGCAAAATCATCATTCAGACTATCATCATGATGTTCTGTATCAGTATCTGCATCGCTTTCAGAATTATTTTCATCCGGCATTGTGAAGATATTATCAGGCAAAAACTTCATATCATAGAGAATAATGTCATTACGTTTGGATATGTTGAGTCCCCCGATAACAAATGTAATCTGATTGTATTTTTCCTCGGCGGCGTCTACACAAACACTGGCAACTGCAACATCGTATGCCTGAGGCATCCATAAATCACAGAGATTTTGCTTTTGCTCAACTGTAAGTTCCGCAAGGTCTTTATCAGTTATTCTTAATTTCATATTATCTTCCTCCGACTTCAATTTGCTTTTAAAAGTTACGGAAAATTGTACCAATTATACCCGTAAAATTATTATATTATAAAGTTTGATTCTTGTCATAAATATTTTATTTTTTTGTCGGTATAATACATCGTACAGCTTTAAAGTTAGTTTATAACACTTGACAGAGAACACAAGTTTGATAAATAATGTTTAGGTGGATGATTATACAAGTATTTTATGGAGGTTTTACAAATGACAAAGGATAGTAGAAAGAATGAATATGGGAATGAGAGTATTTCATCGCTCAAAGGGGCTGACAGAGTAAGACTTCGCCCGGGCGTTATATTCGGCTCGGATGGGTTGGACGGCTGTGAACATTCTTTCTTTGAAATTTTGTCAAACTCAATAGATGAGGCAAGAGAAGGCCATGGAAATGTAATAGAGGTTACAAGGTTTGCAGACAAATCAATAATGATTCAGGACTGGGGAAGAGGTTTGCCTGTAGATTACAACACAAAAGAGGAACGCTTCAATTGGGAGCTGGTTTATTGTGAACTGTATGCAGGAGGAAAGTATCAGAATAACTCCGGTGAAAATTATGAGTACAGTCTTGGCCTAAACGGACTTGGAGCATGTGCAACCCAATACAGTTCTGAATATTTTGATGTTACTGTTTTCCGTGACGGATACAGGTACGACCTTCACTTTGAAAAGGGTGAAAATGTGGGAGGCCTGAAAAAAGAGAAATGTAAATATGATAAAACGTCAACCATTCAAAAATGGAGACCGGATATAGATGTTTTCACTGAAATACATATCCCTCTGGAGCATTTTCAGACTGTATTAAAAAAACAGGCGGTAGTTAATGCAGGACTTAAATTTATTTTAAAAGATGAAGAATCAGGGGAAACCTTTATATACCTCTATGAAAACGGAATAGTTGACTATGTAAAGGAAATAACAAAAGAAACAGGATTTACCGAAATTCAATACTATGAAGGTTCTACAAAGGGCAGGGACAGAGAAGACAAGCCGGAATACAAGGTTAAAATGCAGATAGCCTTCTGTTTTAACAATCAAACCAACCTTTTGGAATACTATCATAATTCAAGCTTTCTTGAATATGGTGGCGCTCCTGACAAAGCTGTAAAAAATGCATTAATATACGAAATTGACAAAGGGATAAAGGCAAGAGGAAAGTATAATAAGGACGAATCAAAAATAACCTTTGCGGACATTGAGGACAGTCTTATTTTGGTGGTTAATTCTTTTTCAACAATAACCAGTTATGAGAACCAGACAAAGAAATCCATAACCAACAAGTTTATTCAGGAAGCTATGACGGACTTCTTCAAGCAGCAACTGGAAATATATTTTATAGAAAATAAATTTGAGAGTGATAAAATAATAGAGCAGATTCTGGTTAACAAAAGGAGCAGGGAAACTGCTGAAAAGACTAGAATAAATATAAAAAAGAAACTTAGCGGTAATGTAGATATTTCCAACAGGGTAAAGAAATTTGTTGACTGTCGTACAAAAGACATAACCAAAAGAGAAATCTATATAGTTGAGGGAGATTCTGCACTGGGAGCTTGTAAACTGGGCAGAGATGCTGAATTTCAGGCAATCATGCCTGTAAGAGGAAAAATACTCAACTGTCTTAAAGCTGAGTATGACAGCATATTCAAAAATGAAATAATTGTAGACCTTCTCAAGGTACTTGGCTGCGGTGTAGAAATAAAATCAAAGCATAACAAGGATTTAAATACCTTCGACATGGCAAATCTCAGGTGGGACAAGGTAATTATATGTACTGATGCAGATGTGGACGGTTTCCAAATAAGAACTCTTATATTGACAATGCTTTACAGACTTGTGCCTACGCTATTAACAGAAGGAAAAGTGTTTATAGCCGAGTCACCTCTGTTTGAAATAACCTGTAAGAACAAAGCTTACTTTGCGTATACGGAGAAGGAAAAGGCAGAAATTCTGGCAAAGCTCAAAGACAGTAAATATACAATTCAGCGTTCAAAAGGACTTGGAGAAAATGAGCCGGAAATGATGTGGCAGACAACTATGAACCCTGCTTCAAGAAGGCTGATAAAGGTAATGCCAAGTGACGTTGAAAAAACTACTATGATGTTTGATGTGCTTTTAGGAGACAATCTGGCAGGCAGAAAACAGTTTATAGAGGATAATGGCAGCAAATATCTTGATATGATAGATGTCAGCTAACCACTTTAAATATATCGGAATAAAGGAAAGAGGCAAAAAATGACTCATAAAAATCTGGTTGAACAAAATATTACAGATACTCTGGAAAGTAACTATATGCCTTATGCGATGAGTGTTATAGTCTCCAGAGCTATACCTGAAATCGACGGTTTTAAACCTTCACACAGGAAGCTTCTTTATACAATGTATAAGATGTCACTTTTGGCAGGAGCAAAAACCAAGTCTTCCAACATTGTAGGACAAACCATGAAACTGAATCCCCATGGAGATATGGCTATTTATGAGACAATGGTGAGAATGACCAGGGGTAATAATGCTTTGCTTCATCCATTTATAGATTCAAAAGGAAATTTCGGAAAGCAATATTCAAGGGATATGAAGTTTGCAGCACCAAGGTATACTGAAGCTAAGCTTGATAAGCTATGTGAAGAAATTTTTAAAGATATTGATAAAAACACAGTTGATTTTGTTGACAATTATGATGGAACAATGAAAGAGCCTGTTTTATTGCCAACTACTTTTCCAAGTATTCTGGTGAATTCAAATCAGGGTATAGCTGTTGGAATGGCCAGTAATATATGCAGTTTCAATCTTGAAGAAATATGTAAAACAACATCCGCACTTATTGATGATGAAAATATTGTTATCGAAGATTATCTTCAAGCCCCTGATTTTTCCTCGGGAGGCCAGCTGATATATTCTGCAAAGGAAATAAGGGATATATACAACAACGGAAGAGGGAGCTTCAAGGTTCGTGCAAAATATAATTACGATAACAAAAACAATTGCATTGAAATTGTAGAAATACCTTATACAACAACGGTGGAAGCTATTATTGACCAGATTATAGAGCTGATAAAGGGTGGTAAAATCAAGGAAATAACTGATGTAAGGGATGAAACTGATTTAAGCGGTCTGAAACTGACTCTTGACCTCAGAAAGAATACTGACCCGGATATGCTTATGAAAAAACTTTTCAAGCTTACACCATTACAGGACAGCTTTAACTGTAATTTCAACATTCTTATAAACGGCAGACCGAGAGTAATGGGTGTCAGGACTATTCTGAATGAGTGGCTGTCTTTCAGAGTTGACTGTATAAAACGTCAGATATTATATGATATACAAAAAAAGAGCGACAAGCTACATTTGTTAATGGGTCTCAAAAAGATACTTTTAGACATTGACAAGGCAATTGAAATTATTAGAAAGACTGAACAGGAAGTTATGGTTGTACCGAACCTGATATCCGGCTTTGATATAGACCAGATACAGGCTGAGTACATAGCGGAAATCAAGCTGAGGAACCTTAACAAGGAATATATACTCAACAGGGTAGGCGAGACGGACAGCCTCATAAAGGAGATAGCAGAACTAAAGGATACCCACGGGAACCATAAGAAAGTAAAAAAGATTATCCAAAAGCAGCTTAGTGAGATAGCTAAAAAGTTCGGTAAACCAAGGCGTACCGAAATCATTAGTGATGAGCAGGTGGAAGAAATCACCACAGAACATTTCATAGAAGACTACAATTTAAAGATATTTCTTACTGAGCAAAACTACCTTAAAAAGATACCATTGGTTTCTTTGAGGGCAAATCCTGAGCATAAGTTAAAGGATGAAGATACAATAGTTCAGGAAATAGAGACACATAATAAGGCTGATTTACTCCTGTTTACCAATAAATTTAACGTTTATAAATCAAAGATTTATGAAATACCGGACTGTAAGGCAAGCAGTTTGGGAGAATATCTTACAAATCTTCTTGGTCTGGACAGTGATGAAAAAATAATATATATTACTGCAACGGATAATTACGAAGGTTATATGCTGTTTTTCTATGAAAACGGGAAGGGTGCTAAAATTGATTTGTCAGGGTATGCCACCAAGACAAACAGGAAAAAGCTTGCGAATGCTTACTACAATGGTTCACCACTAATAAGAATGTTTTTTGCAACTGAGGATATTGAGTTGATTGCCATAAGCAGCATTAACAAGATGCTGGTGTTTAATACAGAAAGTATTGGTGTTAAAACAACAAAAAATTCACAGGGAGTTCAGATTCTTACTTCTAAAAAAGGTAGTATTATGACAGGCATAAAAACATTGGATGAAAAGGTATTATCTAATATTGATTACTATAGGACGAAAAATATTCCGGCAATAGGTTGTTACATTAAAGAAGAAGACAAGACTGAAAAGCAGATGAGTTTGGATTTAGTATAATATATATATAGTATCTGACAATTTGTCAGGTACTTTTTTATTACACGTTGAATTTTGCAGTTTACTCCATTATCGAAATTCAATACAGGTACCGGGATTTTCAGATGATTTTCATATTCATACTGGCAGCATCAGGCGCCAGGTATCTGGCTTATCTTATAAAGAACAGTCTGGAATTATGGCACCAAAGAATATACTTGACAACAGTTGATAAAACTATAAAATAAGTATAGCAAAAAATATATATTTTGGAAGGAATACTGACTATGAACAAAAATCCTATTGTTACATTTGAAATGGAAAACGGGAATATTATGAAGGCAGAACTGTATCCTGAAATTGCTCCCAATACCGTTAATAACTTTATTTCTCTTATAAATAAAGGTTTTTATAATGGAGTTATATTTCACAGAGTAATTCCCGGCTTTATGATACAGG of the Ruminiclostridium papyrosolvens DSM 2782 genome contains:
- a CDS encoding DNA gyrase/topoisomerase IV subunit A, whose product is MTHKNLVEQNITDTLESNYMPYAMSVIVSRAIPEIDGFKPSHRKLLYTMYKMSLLAGAKTKSSNIVGQTMKLNPHGDMAIYETMVRMTRGNNALLHPFIDSKGNFGKQYSRDMKFAAPRYTEAKLDKLCEEIFKDIDKNTVDFVDNYDGTMKEPVLLPTTFPSILVNSNQGIAVGMASNICSFNLEEICKTTSALIDDENIVIEDYLQAPDFSSGGQLIYSAKEIRDIYNNGRGSFKVRAKYNYDNKNNCIEIVEIPYTTTVEAIIDQIIELIKGGKIKEITDVRDETDLSGLKLTLDLRKNTDPDMLMKKLFKLTPLQDSFNCNFNILINGRPRVMGVRTILNEWLSFRVDCIKRQILYDIQKKSDKLHLLMGLKKILLDIDKAIEIIRKTEQEVMVVPNLISGFDIDQIQAEYIAEIKLRNLNKEYILNRVGETDSLIKEIAELKDTHGNHKKVKKIIQKQLSEIAKKFGKPRRTEIISDEQVEEITTEHFIEDYNLKIFLTEQNYLKKIPLVSLRANPEHKLKDEDTIVQEIETHNKADLLLFTNKFNVYKSKIYEIPDCKASSLGEYLTNLLGLDSDEKIIYITATDNYEGYMLFFYENGKGAKIDLSGYATKTNRKKLANAYYNGSPLIRMFFATEDIELIAISSINKMLVFNTESIGVKTTKNSQGVQILTSKKGSIMTGIKTLDEKVLSNIDYYRTKNIPAIGCYIKEEDKTEKQMSLDLV